The proteins below are encoded in one region of Bremerella sp. P1:
- a CDS encoding secretin N-terminal domain-containing protein has protein sequence MTRLLIGMLAIAVSGVLSYPATAQELKPAGNVETYQINPEKLDGLTNVLQQLFSGKPDVIIHGDKSSGKLVINAPEAVQSQIADFVRQSGYQTGKPGPVELNASELRVRTTEPKPTVTPAEPLFQRSKDLGDGLVELEIKLNNLQGENLESSIAKLIGKRIPVTISAEGAMVMMTLPTNTDKKVSLQVYRNEGAAILRGQADSARSWGEVIRALDTPSHSDAYRTTLVSLVNASRDNVEKALDPLRDAENSLAKKHVFEALKDVAGKKKLRWSGDLAAMIFQPEPEQPAEDNANEDDNAAQIIGQPQDGQPIEIPDQPNPNNPQFTISPEEDGGLIGPVQIEFLEGLDVIVVRGHRRDVERITNIINDIERLSVETQPVIEVRELLHANSEAVATMVNELYENLLNARYGQVSITALNKPNAILVIGRAQSVEGILELIDKLDQPVGPASTLKVFPLQNLAAAEAQTKLSEFYTEPTALGTRIRVTSDVRSNSLIVAASPRDMVEIEYLLKQIDVPTSESTLKLEIVQLRNSVAEDLAPILQEAITGTPATGGNQQQAQSTAQVRAAMLSFMTLDTEGKQILRSGILNEVTVTADTRSNALIVKAPEHSMELVLALIKHLDSQPSAESQIKVFTIVNGDATQLSNMLNELFQTVQSANSQARQTNAFFTPQATSSGESSLIPLNFTVDTRTNSIIASGSASDLTVVEAILLRLDQDEVTERKSTVVKLRNARADLVAESLTALLAEESQLQTLDPSVVSPFQQLVREVIVVPELFSNSLIISATPRYFDQVLEIVRELDERPPMVMLQVLIADVRLNDLEELGFELGLQDSVLFDRSVVSSGTLDPGYNWNNQALGNSSSAASLATAAAVGTQGLTNFALGRVNNDLGYGGFVFSAASESVNILVRALERESRLEVLARPQIMTMDNQPGFIQVGERVPYITSTQQTVNGTINTTELINTGIILSVTPRISPDGVVVMALQAERSAVGSEANGIPISINQNGDVIRSPRIDTQTATAVVSARSGQTIVFGGLISNSNEVINRQVPILGDVPLLGRFFRYDSYNAQRSELLIIITPIVVRSDADAAYLKEQEMCRMSWCLADVAKVYGPEALYGIDPSMPMDDGIIAIHPDENPAGVPEVIPHGYNAPIAAPPRGPLPPPSQQLPQMGPPGFTPPPSGEPMPSVLQPVEVRPVNFQQSYQAMPPQMQPGQGYPQQPPAQQPQQPPQGPVTQYSQYSQQPMPQQPVR, from the coding sequence ATGACACGTTTACTGATTGGCATGCTCGCCATCGCTGTTAGCGGTGTGCTGTCTTACCCTGCCACTGCGCAGGAATTGAAGCCTGCCGGCAATGTGGAAACCTATCAAATCAACCCGGAAAAGCTGGACGGCCTTACAAACGTTCTCCAGCAACTCTTTTCTGGCAAACCAGACGTGATCATCCACGGAGATAAGTCCTCGGGCAAGCTCGTCATCAACGCACCAGAAGCCGTTCAATCGCAGATTGCGGATTTCGTGAGGCAGTCAGGCTATCAGACTGGCAAACCCGGACCGGTCGAGCTGAATGCTTCCGAGCTTAGGGTGCGTACTACTGAACCTAAGCCAACCGTCACCCCCGCGGAACCACTGTTTCAACGCAGTAAGGATCTGGGCGATGGTTTGGTTGAGCTTGAGATCAAACTAAACAACCTCCAAGGCGAGAACCTGGAGTCGAGCATCGCGAAGCTCATTGGCAAGCGTATTCCCGTCACCATCTCTGCCGAAGGTGCCATGGTGATGATGACCTTGCCTACCAACACCGATAAGAAGGTCAGCCTGCAGGTTTATCGCAACGAAGGAGCAGCCATCCTCCGCGGTCAGGCGGACTCGGCTCGCAGCTGGGGCGAAGTTATTCGTGCTCTAGACACGCCTTCCCACAGTGACGCTTACCGTACGACGCTCGTTTCGCTCGTCAACGCATCGCGTGACAACGTCGAAAAGGCACTCGATCCGCTACGAGATGCCGAGAATAGCCTGGCCAAGAAACACGTTTTCGAGGCTCTCAAAGACGTTGCTGGCAAGAAGAAGCTCCGCTGGAGTGGTGACCTGGCAGCGATGATCTTCCAGCCGGAACCAGAACAACCTGCTGAAGACAATGCCAACGAAGACGACAATGCTGCCCAAATCATCGGTCAACCGCAAGACGGACAACCGATCGAGATTCCCGATCAACCAAACCCAAACAACCCTCAGTTCACCATCAGCCCGGAAGAAGATGGCGGACTAATCGGCCCGGTTCAGATCGAATTCCTGGAAGGGCTGGACGTGATTGTCGTGCGTGGCCATCGCCGCGACGTCGAGCGCATCACCAATATCATCAACGACATCGAACGCCTCAGCGTCGAGACGCAACCGGTCATCGAGGTACGTGAGCTGCTGCACGCCAATAGCGAAGCGGTCGCAACGATGGTCAACGAACTGTACGAAAACCTCCTGAACGCTCGATACGGGCAGGTCAGCATTACCGCCCTGAACAAGCCGAATGCTATTCTGGTTATCGGTCGTGCCCAAAGCGTGGAAGGTATCTTGGAACTGATCGACAAGCTTGATCAGCCGGTCGGCCCTGCCAGTACCCTGAAGGTGTTCCCGCTGCAAAATCTGGCCGCCGCGGAAGCACAAACCAAGCTTTCCGAGTTCTACACGGAGCCAACCGCACTTGGTACTCGCATTCGTGTTACTTCCGATGTTCGCAGCAACTCGCTGATTGTCGCAGCCAGCCCACGCGACATGGTGGAAATCGAATACCTGCTCAAGCAAATCGACGTGCCGACCAGCGAATCGACGTTGAAGCTGGAGATCGTTCAGCTCCGCAACTCGGTCGCGGAAGACCTTGCTCCTATTCTGCAGGAAGCGATTACTGGTACTCCGGCAACCGGAGGAAATCAGCAGCAAGCCCAGTCGACGGCGCAGGTTCGTGCTGCCATGCTTTCGTTCATGACCTTGGATACCGAAGGCAAGCAGATTCTGCGATCCGGTATCCTGAACGAGGTTACGGTGACCGCCGATACTCGCTCCAACGCCCTCATTGTCAAGGCTCCCGAACACAGCATGGAATTGGTGCTGGCCCTGATCAAGCATCTCGATTCCCAGCCTTCGGCCGAGTCGCAAATCAAAGTCTTCACCATCGTTAACGGCGATGCGACGCAGCTGTCAAACATGTTGAACGAACTGTTTCAGACCGTTCAGTCAGCCAACAGCCAGGCACGTCAAACCAACGCCTTCTTCACACCTCAGGCTACCAGCTCCGGCGAATCGAGCCTGATTCCCTTGAACTTCACGGTCGACACCCGAACCAACAGCATCATCGCTTCGGGCTCCGCCAGCGACCTGACCGTTGTGGAAGCTATTTTGCTTCGTTTAGACCAAGACGAGGTCACCGAGCGTAAAAGCACGGTTGTAAAACTGCGAAACGCCCGTGCCGACTTGGTCGCGGAATCGTTGACGGCCTTGCTTGCCGAAGAAAGTCAACTTCAAACGCTCGATCCTTCAGTCGTCAGTCCCTTCCAGCAGTTGGTTCGCGAAGTGATTGTGGTGCCTGAACTGTTCAGCAACAGCCTGATCATCAGTGCGACGCCGCGTTACTTCGACCAGGTTCTGGAAATCGTACGAGAACTGGACGAGCGACCTCCGATGGTCATGCTACAAGTCCTGATCGCGGACGTTCGCTTGAACGACCTGGAAGAACTTGGATTCGAGTTGGGTCTACAAGATTCGGTTCTCTTCGACCGAAGCGTGGTGTCCTCGGGAACGCTCGACCCTGGGTATAACTGGAACAACCAGGCGCTCGGTAATAGCTCCAGCGCCGCCAGCCTCGCCACAGCCGCTGCGGTTGGTACTCAGGGCCTGACGAATTTCGCCCTGGGGCGCGTGAATAATGACCTGGGATATGGCGGCTTTGTCTTTTCGGCGGCCAGCGAATCGGTCAATATTCTCGTTCGGGCTTTGGAACGAGAGAGCCGACTCGAAGTGCTCGCTCGACCACAAATCATGACCATGGACAACCAGCCTGGCTTTATCCAGGTGGGTGAACGCGTACCGTACATTACGTCGACGCAACAGACCGTCAATGGAACGATTAACACGACAGAATTGATCAACACCGGGATCATCCTCAGCGTAACCCCACGTATCAGTCCTGATGGAGTTGTCGTGATGGCCCTTCAGGCTGAACGCTCTGCCGTTGGGTCGGAAGCCAATGGTATTCCCATCTCGATCAATCAGAACGGTGATGTGATTCGTTCGCCACGCATCGATACGCAAACCGCGACGGCCGTAGTCAGTGCACGTTCGGGTCAAACGATCGTCTTCGGCGGTTTGATCTCGAACTCAAACGAGGTAATTAATCGCCAGGTTCCAATTCTAGGCGATGTCCCGCTGCTTGGTCGATTCTTCCGCTACGACAGCTACAACGCCCAGCGTAGCGAATTGCTGATTATCATTACGCCAATCGTCGTGCGTTCCGATGCGGATGCAGCTTACCTGAAAGAACAGGAAATGTGCCGCATGAGCTGGTGCCTGGCAGATGTCGCGAAGGTATACGGCCCGGAAGCACTCTACGGAATCGATCCTTCGATGCCAATGGACGATGGCATCATCGCCATTCATCCCGATGAAAACCCGGCCGGTGTCCCGGAAGTGATACCGCATGGATATAACGCTCCGATCGCAGCCCCACCACGAGGCCCACTGCCACCACCTAGTCAGCAGTTGCCGCAGATGGGCCCACCGGGCTTCACGCCGCCACCAAGTGGTGAGCCAATGCCGTCGGTACTGCAGCCAGTTGAAGTTCGTCCCGTGAACTTCCAGCAGAGTTACCAGGCAATGCCACCGCAAATGCAGCCAGGGCAAGGCTACCCTCAACAACCGCCAGCCCAACAGCCTCAACAGCCGCCGCAAGGGCCGGTCACGCAGTACTCGCAGTACTCTCAACAACCGATGCCGCAACAGCCGGTTCGCTAA
- a CDS encoding cadherin repeat domain-containing protein, which yields MTQRERVLAILVGVCLLIVGGYYFMNQYSSALGSRDRQIETLEKRLSDEKFVEAKAEMAMDRLITYRKHALPESIRASQSFYQERLRETLESTGFDDVVIKPLNGRRGGNHYQHMFTINGQATMEQFVQFTYEFYSFNILHKFSKLTLIPVKDSELLDISMNVSVLSVDGTDEVPQPDDIRLPQLAHGNLKDYTDVILQRNLFAPANKPPLFTSKTEVEAELERPLRFRLSASDPDRKDRVTFYLGKDPPAGVELSESGSLQWTPNALGEYKITVEARDNRLPPKSSTQELLVKVVEPKPVPMPDPTPKRPEFDEAKFTFLTGTVAVGGQPKAWLNNRPKNQQLRLGPGDTFSVGTLKGKVVDVKDREVVLEIEGDLRVLTIGQPLAEATTMGPAGEL from the coding sequence ATGACCCAGCGCGAACGTGTCTTGGCCATCCTGGTGGGCGTCTGCTTGCTGATTGTCGGTGGCTACTACTTTATGAACCAATATTCCTCGGCGCTCGGTAGTCGCGATCGACAGATCGAGACCCTCGAGAAACGTTTGAGCGACGAAAAGTTCGTCGAGGCAAAGGCCGAGATGGCCATGGACCGTCTGATTACTTACCGCAAGCACGCGCTGCCGGAAAGCATTCGTGCCAGCCAATCCTTCTACCAGGAACGACTTCGAGAAACGCTGGAATCGACAGGCTTTGACGATGTGGTCATCAAGCCGCTCAATGGTCGCCGCGGTGGAAATCACTACCAGCACATGTTTACCATCAATGGCCAGGCTACGATGGAGCAGTTCGTGCAGTTCACCTATGAATTCTACTCGTTCAATATCTTGCACAAGTTCTCCAAGCTGACATTGATTCCGGTAAAGGATTCCGAACTTCTCGACATCTCGATGAACGTTTCAGTCCTCAGTGTGGACGGAACTGACGAGGTTCCTCAGCCCGATGACATTCGTCTTCCACAACTGGCCCACGGCAACTTGAAGGACTACACCGACGTCATCCTTCAGCGAAATCTGTTCGCCCCAGCCAACAAGCCTCCTTTGTTTACGTCGAAGACCGAGGTTGAAGCCGAACTGGAACGTCCCCTACGGTTTCGCTTGAGTGCCAGCGATCCCGATCGCAAAGACCGCGTGACGTTCTACCTCGGCAAAGACCCACCAGCCGGCGTCGAACTCTCCGAGAGCGGTTCGCTGCAATGGACTCCCAATGCCTTGGGGGAATACAAGATTACGGTCGAAGCCCGCGACAATCGCCTGCCTCCCAAGAGTTCCACCCAAGAGCTTTTGGTCAAGGTCGTAGAGCCGAAACCAGTACCGATGCCCGATCCGACGCCCAAGCGTCCCGAGTTTGACGAAGCGAAGTTCACCTTCTTGACCGGCACCGTTGCGGTTGGCGGTCAGCCCAAGGCATGGCTCAACAACCGCCCCAAGAATCAGCAGTTGCGTTTAGGGCCAGGCGATACGTTCTCGGTCGGCACCCTGAAGGGGAAAGTGGTCGACGTGAAAGATCGAGAGGTCGTTCTGGAAATCGAAGGGGACCTGCGTGTCCTCACGATTGGACAACCCCTGGCCGAAGCTACCACGATGGGGCCCGCCGGCGAACTTTAA